A window of Mycolicibacterium fluoranthenivorans contains these coding sequences:
- the ngg gene encoding N-acetylglutaminylglutamine synthetase, producing the protein MSETRDDVGVVQDLGWGRLVFGQTFDDPAEFGTALRAEASGRRDIGMYLDAPHVFVALHPQEFFIDPSFTYRLNFDDRGEFWPGEVPGVVVRPVQSPADCAAINEIYLRCRMVPADIDLMWNNVEHERHMVYLVAIDEHTGALIGTVTGIDHRQLFGDAENGSSLWCLAVDPSVSRPGVGGLLVRSLVEEFIRRGRAQMDLSVLHDNEGAIALYERMGFHRVPTLGIKRKNAINEKLFAPVQEEEGLAELNPYARIIADEAIMRGIHVEVLDGKGGYLRLTHGGTSVVTRESLSELTNAVAMSRCDDKRVARRVVSEAGIRVPRGRTATFDDEDYAFLREVGSVVVKPARGEQGAGITVGVTTPEELDRAVSWAAKHCPDVLIEERCEGEDLRLLVINGKVIAAAVRRPPEVLGSGKHTVRQLIEAQSRRRAAATHGESVIPVDEVTADTVRDAGWELDEVLPVNERLTVRRTANLHTGGTIRDVTDEVNPTLARVAIDAADAIGIPVTGIDLMVPAVDGEEYVFIEANERPGLANHEPRPTAKAFVDLLFPRTAATPWAWQPEPVDQG; encoded by the coding sequence ATGTCGGAGACACGGGATGACGTCGGAGTGGTGCAGGATCTCGGCTGGGGCCGGCTGGTCTTCGGCCAGACGTTCGACGACCCTGCGGAGTTCGGCACCGCGTTGCGGGCCGAGGCCAGCGGCCGCCGCGATATCGGCATGTACCTCGATGCCCCGCACGTCTTCGTGGCCCTGCACCCGCAGGAGTTCTTCATCGACCCCAGCTTCACCTACCGGCTCAATTTCGACGACCGCGGCGAATTCTGGCCGGGTGAGGTGCCCGGGGTCGTGGTGCGCCCCGTCCAATCGCCCGCCGATTGCGCCGCGATCAACGAGATCTACCTACGCTGCCGGATGGTGCCCGCCGATATCGACCTGATGTGGAACAACGTCGAGCACGAGCGGCACATGGTCTATCTGGTGGCCATCGACGAACACACCGGCGCACTGATCGGCACCGTCACCGGTATCGACCATCGGCAACTGTTCGGGGACGCCGAGAACGGCTCAAGCCTGTGGTGCCTGGCGGTGGACCCGTCGGTGTCGCGACCCGGCGTCGGGGGCCTGCTGGTGCGCTCGCTGGTGGAGGAGTTCATCCGACGTGGCCGCGCCCAGATGGATCTGTCGGTGCTGCACGACAACGAGGGCGCGATCGCGCTGTACGAACGGATGGGGTTCCACCGGGTTCCCACGCTGGGCATCAAGCGCAAGAACGCCATCAACGAGAAACTCTTCGCCCCGGTGCAGGAGGAGGAGGGCCTCGCCGAGTTGAACCCGTACGCCCGCATCATCGCCGACGAGGCCATCATGCGGGGGATCCACGTGGAGGTGCTCGACGGTAAGGGCGGCTACCTGCGGCTGACCCACGGCGGTACCAGTGTCGTCACCCGAGAGTCGTTGTCGGAGTTGACCAATGCCGTGGCGATGAGTCGCTGCGACGACAAACGCGTCGCGCGCCGAGTGGTGTCCGAGGCGGGTATCCGGGTGCCGCGGGGCCGGACCGCGACCTTCGACGACGAGGACTACGCCTTCCTGCGCGAGGTGGGATCGGTCGTGGTCAAGCCCGCACGCGGCGAGCAGGGGGCCGGTATCACCGTCGGGGTCACCACACCCGAGGAACTGGACCGGGCGGTGAGCTGGGCTGCCAAGCACTGTCCCGACGTGCTCATCGAAGAACGTTGCGAAGGTGAGGATCTGCGGCTGCTGGTGATCAACGGCAAGGTGATCGCGGCGGCAGTCCGGCGCCCACCGGAGGTGTTGGGCAGCGGTAAGCACACCGTGCGGCAGCTGATCGAGGCGCAGAGCCGCCGGCGAGCGGCGGCCACCCACGGCGAATCCGTGATCCCGGTCGACGAGGTCACCGCCGACACCGTGCGGGACGCGGGCTGGGAGCTCGACGAGGTGCTGCCCGTCAACGAGCGGCTGACCGTGCGGCGCACCGCGAACCTGCACACCGGCGGCACCATCCGTGATGTCACCGACGAAGTGAACCCCACGTTGGCCCGGGTGGCCATCGACGCCGCCGACGCCATCGGCATTCCCGTCACCGGTATCGACCTGATGGTGCCCGCCGTCGACGGTGAGGAATACGTGTTCATCGAAGCCAACGAGCGCCCCGGGCTGGCCAATCATGAACCGCGCCCCACGGCAAAGGCCTTCGTGGATCTACTCTTTCCCCGTACCGCGGCCACACCGTGGGCCTGGCAGCCCGAACCGGTCGATCAGGGCTAG
- a CDS encoding D-alanyl-D-alanine carboxypeptidase family protein, producing MGRFLTVLLTCLALVVTSGPPSASADLEIPAGAAPAPDGPAEAWLVADIDSGEVLAARNEFGRYAPASTIKVLLALTVLDDLPLDATIVANDVDTVVECNCAGVAPGVTYTTRQLLEALLLVSGNDAANTLATMLGGRDAAIAKMNAKAVSVGATGTTAGSPSGLDGPGIDVWTTPHDLAAIFRAALAHPVFAEITAQPTALFPSKTGDRALVNQDEMLARYPGMLGGKTGFTDLARKTFVGAAQRDGRRLVVVLMHGLIHEGGPTYWDQASALLDWGFTQGHGSSVGAL from the coding sequence ATGGGGCGATTCCTGACCGTGCTGCTCACCTGCCTGGCGCTCGTCGTGACCTCGGGGCCGCCGTCGGCCTCGGCGGATCTGGAGATCCCCGCCGGTGCGGCGCCCGCGCCGGACGGACCTGCGGAGGCCTGGCTGGTCGCGGATATCGACAGCGGCGAGGTGCTGGCCGCCCGCAACGAGTTCGGCCGGTACGCCCCGGCGAGCACCATCAAGGTGCTGCTGGCGTTGACCGTCCTCGACGACCTTCCGCTCGACGCGACCATCGTCGCCAACGACGTGGACACCGTGGTCGAGTGCAACTGCGCCGGAGTGGCGCCCGGGGTGACCTACACCACACGTCAGTTGCTGGAGGCGCTCCTGCTGGTGTCGGGCAACGATGCCGCCAACACCCTGGCCACCATGCTCGGTGGCCGCGATGCCGCGATCGCCAAGATGAACGCCAAAGCGGTGTCCGTCGGCGCAACCGGGACCACCGCCGGCAGCCCGTCCGGACTCGACGGCCCGGGAATCGACGTCTGGACCACACCGCACGACCTGGCCGCGATCTTCCGCGCCGCGCTGGCGCATCCGGTGTTCGCCGAGATCACCGCGCAGCCCACCGCGCTGTTCCCGAGCAAGACCGGTGACCGGGCGCTGGTCAACCAGGACGAGATGCTGGCCCGCTATCCCGGCATGTTGGGCGGCAAGACCGGATTCACCGACCTGGCCCGAAAGACGTTCGTCGGCGCGGCCCAGCGGGACGGCCGGCGCCTGGTGGTGGTGTTGATGCACGGGTTGATCCATGAGGGCGGGCCGACGTATTGGGATCAGGCGTCCGCGCTGCTGGACTGGGGATTCACCCAAGGTCACGGCAGCTCGGTCGGCGCGCTGTAG
- a CDS encoding N-acetylglutaminylglutamine amidotransferase — MCGIAGEIARGRAADIGAIASMADTMVPRGPDSGGFWAKDAVAFGHRRLAIIDLSSHGHQPMHDPELHLTVAFNGCIYNYPQLRDDLIAKGYRFFSHSDTEVVLKGFHAWGEGVVDRLYGMFAFAVTDTDTGAVLLARDRLGVKPLYWADIPGPTGAFRFASTLPALVAAGGVDTSIDPVALQHYLSFHSVVPAPHTILRGVHKLAPGTVMRIDPDGRRVERTYWSPVFERVSERASWSENDWEEAVLASLRTAVERRLVADVPVGCLLSGGLDSSLIVGLLAEAGQHGLQTFSIGFEAAGGEEGDEFKYSDVIARHFGTDHHQIRIDTARMLPALSGAIGAMSEPMMSHDCVAFYLLSQEVSKHVKVVQSGQGADEIFAGYHWYPPMAHAGDGDVEGALQRYRTAFFDRDHSGVNALLQPQWRLDTDVAGDFVRAQFAAPGAATATDRALRLDTTVMLVDDPVKRVDNMTMAWGLEGRVPFLDHELVELAATCPPGLKTAHDGKGVLKEAARRVIPAAVIDRPKGYFPVPALKHLAGPYLDLVRDALHSDAARSRGLFDAAAVGDLLADPNGNLTPLRGNPLWQIGLLEMWLAEHVDGGRS; from the coding sequence ATGTGCGGCATCGCGGGCGAGATCGCTCGCGGACGGGCAGCAGATATCGGAGCCATCGCGTCGATGGCTGACACCATGGTCCCGCGCGGACCCGACAGCGGCGGATTCTGGGCGAAGGACGCGGTGGCCTTCGGGCACCGGCGCCTGGCGATCATCGACCTGTCCAGCCATGGTCACCAGCCGATGCACGACCCCGAGCTCCACCTGACCGTGGCCTTCAACGGCTGCATCTACAACTACCCGCAACTACGCGATGATCTGATCGCGAAGGGTTACCGCTTCTTCTCGCACAGTGACACCGAGGTGGTGCTCAAGGGCTTCCATGCGTGGGGCGAGGGTGTGGTCGACCGCCTGTACGGGATGTTCGCCTTCGCGGTCACCGACACCGACACCGGCGCGGTGCTGCTGGCGCGGGACCGTCTCGGGGTGAAGCCGCTGTACTGGGCGGATATCCCCGGGCCGACCGGCGCCTTCCGGTTCGCGTCCACGCTGCCCGCGCTGGTGGCCGCAGGCGGAGTGGACACCTCGATCGATCCGGTTGCGCTGCAGCACTATCTGAGCTTTCATTCGGTGGTCCCCGCCCCGCACACGATCCTGCGCGGTGTCCACAAGCTCGCCCCCGGTACCGTGATGCGGATCGATCCGGACGGCCGCCGGGTCGAACGGACCTATTGGTCCCCGGTTTTCGAACGCGTGTCGGAGCGCGCGTCCTGGTCGGAGAACGACTGGGAAGAGGCCGTGCTGGCCTCGCTGCGCACCGCGGTGGAGCGGCGCCTGGTGGCCGATGTGCCGGTGGGTTGCCTGCTGTCGGGCGGACTGGATTCCAGCCTCATCGTCGGGCTGCTGGCCGAGGCGGGACAGCATGGGCTGCAGACCTTCTCGATCGGCTTCGAGGCCGCGGGCGGCGAAGAGGGCGACGAGTTCAAGTACTCCGATGTCATCGCCCGGCACTTCGGGACCGACCATCATCAGATCCGCATCGACACCGCGCGGATGCTCCCCGCGCTGTCGGGGGCGATCGGGGCGATGAGTGAGCCGATGATGAGCCATGACTGCGTGGCGTTCTATCTGCTCTCCCAAGAGGTCAGCAAGCACGTCAAGGTGGTCCAGTCGGGCCAGGGTGCCGACGAGATCTTCGCCGGCTATCACTGGTACCCGCCGATGGCGCACGCCGGCGACGGTGACGTCGAGGGCGCCCTGCAGCGATACCGTACCGCCTTCTTCGACCGCGACCACTCGGGCGTGAACGCGCTGCTGCAACCCCAGTGGCGGCTCGACACGGATGTGGCAGGCGATTTCGTGCGCGCGCAGTTCGCCGCCCCCGGTGCGGCCACCGCGACCGATCGGGCGCTGCGGCTGGACACCACCGTCATGCTGGTCGACGACCCGGTCAAGAGGGTGGACAACATGACCATGGCGTGGGGACTGGAGGGCCGGGTGCCGTTCCTCGACCACGAACTCGTCGAGCTGGCCGCGACCTGTCCGCCGGGCCTGAAGACCGCCCATGACGGCAAGGGTGTGCTGAAAGAGGCTGCGCGCCGGGTCATCCCGGCTGCCGTCATCGACCGGCCCAAGGGTTATTTCCCGGTGCCGGCGCTCAAGCACCTGGCAGGACCCTACCTGGACCTGGTGCGCGACGCGCTGCACAGCGACGCCGCCCGTTCCCGCGGATTGTTCGATGCCGCGGCGGTCGGCGACCTGCTCGCCGACCCGAACGGAAACCTCACTCCGCTGCGCGGAAATCCGTTGTGGCAGATCGGATTGTTGGAGATGTGGCTTGCCGAGCACGTCGACGGAGGCCGCAGCTGA
- a CDS encoding osmoprotectant NAGGN system M42 family peptidase → MKSERAAMPEATRAWMIDTLLGLLQTPSPSGRTDAVMQLIGDVLDDLGVPFTLTRRGALTAELPGESKTIDRAVVVHADTIGCMVRDLKDNGRLELIPVGTFSARFATGARVRIFTDDPEEFFTGTVMPLKASGHAFGDEIDTQLTDWPNVEVRIDRKVATRADLERLGFNVGDFVALIAAPELTADGFIVSRHLDGKAGVAVALALAKTVAEDRIVLPHKTTIMVTITEEVGHGASHGLPPDVAELVSVDNAVCAPGQHSIEDGVTIPMADLHGPFDYHLTRKLCRLADERRIPYARDVFRFYRSDAAAAIEAGANTRAALVGFGLDGSHGWERTHLDSLEAVYNLLYAWLQTPLTFAKWDAKPSGKLRDFPSSKQPAPTEQWVPLSRGDHAEPGEWSGEHWPPAEGPQA, encoded by the coding sequence ATGAAGTCCGAACGTGCCGCGATGCCGGAGGCGACCCGCGCGTGGATGATCGACACCTTGCTCGGTCTGTTGCAGACGCCGAGCCCGTCGGGGCGTACCGACGCCGTCATGCAGCTGATCGGCGACGTCCTCGACGACCTCGGGGTGCCGTTCACCCTGACCCGCCGCGGCGCGCTCACCGCGGAATTGCCCGGCGAGTCGAAGACCATCGATCGGGCGGTCGTCGTGCACGCCGACACCATCGGCTGCATGGTCCGGGATCTGAAGGACAACGGCCGCCTCGAGCTCATACCGGTGGGAACGTTCTCGGCGCGCTTTGCCACCGGTGCCCGGGTGCGCATCTTCACCGACGATCCCGAGGAGTTCTTCACCGGAACGGTGATGCCGTTGAAGGCCTCCGGGCACGCGTTCGGCGACGAGATCGACACCCAGCTCACGGACTGGCCGAACGTCGAGGTCCGCATCGATCGCAAGGTCGCCACCCGCGCGGACCTGGAGCGGTTGGGCTTCAACGTCGGTGACTTCGTCGCATTGATCGCCGCCCCGGAGCTGACCGCCGACGGTTTCATCGTCTCGCGGCACCTGGACGGCAAGGCCGGAGTGGCGGTCGCGCTGGCCCTGGCCAAGACCGTCGCGGAGGACCGCATCGTGCTGCCGCACAAGACGACGATCATGGTCACCATCACCGAAGAGGTGGGGCACGGCGCGAGCCACGGCCTGCCGCCGGACGTCGCGGAACTGGTGTCGGTCGACAACGCGGTCTGCGCGCCGGGGCAGCACTCCATCGAGGACGGTGTGACCATCCCGATGGCCGACCTGCACGGGCCGTTCGACTACCACCTCACCCGCAAGCTCTGCCGACTGGCCGATGAGCGCCGGATTCCCTACGCGCGCGACGTGTTCCGCTTCTACCGTTCCGACGCCGCGGCGGCCATCGAAGCCGGTGCCAACACCCGGGCCGCGCTGGTCGGTTTCGGGCTGGACGGCAGCCACGGCTGGGAGCGCACCCATCTCGACTCGCTGGAAGCTGTGTACAACCTGCTGTACGCGTGGCTGCAGACCCCGCTGACGTTCGCCAAGTGGGACGCCAAACCGTCGGGCAAGCTGCGCGATTTCCCGTCGTCGAAACAGCCCGCGCCCACCGAGCAGTGGGTGCCGCTCTCGCGCGGCGACCATGCCGAACCGGGGGAGTGGTCCGGCGAGCACTGGCCGCCGGCCGAAGGACCGCAAGCCTGA